ATCGGGGAGATCTTGCCGGCGCGCCGGGCGGGCAGGTAGGCGGCCAGGACGGTGACCACGACACCGAGCGCGAGCCCGGCCACCGGCGTCGTCCACGCGACCGTGAGGTCGTCGGTCGACAGGTGCATGCCGATCGAGCCCATGAATTTCATCAGGCCGACCGCGATACCGACGCCCGCGCCGACGCCCAGCACGGACCCGAAGACGCCGAGCAGCAGCGCCTCGGTCAGCACGGACCGGTTGACCTGCCGGCGGGAGGAGCCGATCGCCCGCATCAGGCCGATCTCCCGCGTCCGCTGGGCGACCAGCATCGAGAAGGTGTTGATGATCAGGAAGATGCCGACGAGGAAGGCGACCCCGGCGAAGCCGAGCATCGCGTACTTCATCACGCTGAGGAAGCCCTCGACGTCCTTCTGGTTGGCGTCGGCGGTCTCCTTGGCGGTCTGCACCTTGTAGCCGCCGCCGATCTCCGCGACCACGTTCTTCTTCAGCTGCGCGTCACTGACGCCGGAAGCCGCGATGACGTTGACGTTCGTGTAGACGCCGGTCTTCCCGACGAGGGTCTCCTGCGCCGTCTTCGTGTCCAGGTAGAAGATCGCGGCACCGGGGTTGGTGACGGTGAAGGTGGCGATGCCGGAGATCTTCGCGGTGTGCGTGCCGACCGCGCTGATCACGCCGATCTCGTCACCGAGCTTCAGGTCGTGCTTGTCGGCGGTGTCGGCGTCGACCATGACCTGGTCGGAGCCCTTCGGCGCCGCACCGGAGGTGACCTTCATGGTGCGGGCGTCGTTGCCGTTCCAGCTTCCGACGATGGTCGGCGCGCCGCTCTTGGGCGACAGGTTGTTCTTCTCGGCGTCGACGACGGTCACCGTGGTGGAGAACACGGTCCCCTCGGCCGACTTCACGCCCTGCGTCTTACGCACCTCGTCGAGCACGGAGGCGGGCATGACGGGCGGCTTGCCGTTGTCGGAGGTCGTCTCACCGGTGTCGGAAGCGCCCTTCGCGCTCACCGTCACATCGGTCGAGGTGGCCGCGAACAGCTTGTCGAAGGTCGTGTTCATCGTGTCGGTGAACACCAGGGTGCCGCACACGAACGCCACCGACAGCAGCACCGCGATCGCGGACAGCGCCATACGGCCCTTGTGCGCGAAGAAGTTGCGCAGCGAGGTTTTCAGGACGGTCATGACGTACGCCCCCGTGCGTCGAAGTCCTTCATGCGGTCAAGCACCTGATCCGCCGTCGGCTGGTGCATCTCGTCGACGATGCGGCCGTCGGCGAGGTACAGCACGCGGTCCGCGTACGAGGCGGCGACCGGGTCGTGCGTGACCATCACGATGGTCTGGCCCAGGTCGTCCACCGAGCGGCGCAGGAAGCCCAGTACCTCGGCACCCGCGCGCGAGTCGAGGTTTCCGGTCGGCTCGTCACCGAAGATGATCTCGGGGCGGGCGGCCAGGGCGCGGGCCACGGCGACGCGCTGCTGCTGGCCGCCGGAGAGCTGGGTGGGCCGGTGCTTGAGCCGCCCGGCCAGGCCGACGGTCTCCACGACCCGGTCCAGCCACTCCTTGTCCGGCTTACGGCCGGCGATGTCCATGGGCAGCGTGATGTTCTCGATCGCGTTCAGCGTCGGCAGCAGGTTGAACGCCTGGAAGATGAAGCCGATCCGGTCCCGGCGCAACTGCGTGAGCTTCTTGTCCTTCAGGCCGGTGATCTCGGTCTCGTCCAGGTAGATCTGACCGCTCGTCACGGTGTCGAGCCCGGCGAGGCAGTGCATCAGGGTGGACTTGCCGGACCCCGAGGGGCCCATGATCGCGGTGAACTGCCCCCGGGCGATGTCCACGTCGACCTCGTCGAGCGCGACGACGCGGGTCTCCCCGGCCCCGTACGCCTTGACGACCTGCCGCGCCCGCGCGGCAACGGCCGTACGCCCTCCACTGCCCCCGTGCTTGGGAATGGTCACAGCCGTTGTCACGGTAAGTCTCCTATATCGGTCGGCTATCGGTCGGCGGATGAAGCGCGTGGTACCGCGCTGCGTCGATCGGTGCTCGGTCGCTTCGTACGTCGAAGAGTCTGGTGCCGGACCGGCCCCGGCGCGCTGGTGCCGGACCCCGTCTTGCACCGGGGGAAAACCCCACCTCGACGGTTTGGTGAACCGCCCCCCAGCGGCGTAAAGCCAGGTTAAGGACTAACCCCGCCCCATCTCCTCCTCCGCCGGTACGAACCCTCCCCGAGCCCTGGTACGGAGATACCCCTAGGGGATGTCCACCGTCGGGTGGACGCCTTCTCGGGGTCGGCTCCACCCTGTGGCCCACTCAGTTGTCCACCCTGCCGTCGCGTAAGGGTCAAGACGAAAGGCGTGTAAGCGCGTACGGCACCTGCGGACGATAGATGCAGTGGGAAACTGTCGGACGGCAGCGAGCACAAGCGAGCCCCAGGGGAAGGAAACCAGGTGGGCGACACCAGACCCGCGATACGCGACGCCGTACAGCGCACCGGAACCCGCAGGCGGGGCGCGGTCGTCGCCGCCCTGATGCTCTCGATGGCGCTGGCGGCACTCGACTCCACCATCGTCTCCACGGCGATCCCGCAGATCGTCGGCGACCTCGGCGGCTTCTCCGTCTTCTCCTGGCTCTTCTCCGGCTATCTGCTGGCCGTCACGGTCACCCTCCCCGTCTACGGCAAGCTCTCCGACACCTTCGGCCGCAAGCCGGTGCTGATCGCGGGCGCGTCCGTCTTCCTGCTCGGCTCCCTCCTGTGCGCCCTCGCCTGGAACATGGGCGCGCTGATCGCCTTCCGCATCGTGCAGGGCCTGGGCGGCGGCGCCCTCCAGGGCACGGTCCAGACGCTCGCCGCCGACCTCTACCCCCTCGAAGAACGCCCGAAGATCCAGTCCAAGCTGTCCACGGTGTGGGCGGTGTCGGCGGTCGCGGGCCCGGCCCTGGGCGGCGTCCTCGCGGCCTACGCCGACTGGCGCTGGATCTTCCTGGTCAATCTGCCGATCGGCGCCATCGCCCTGTGGCTGGTCGTCCGCCACCTCCACGAACCCGACCGCGACCCCATCAGCCCCCGCCCGCGCATCGACTGGGCAGGCGCGCTGGCGGTGTTCGCGTGCGGCGGCGTCCTGCTCACCGCCCTGGTGCAGGGCGGGGTCGCCTGGCCCTGGCTGTCGGCGCCCTCACTCGCCCTGTTCGGTACGGGACTCGCGCTGGTCGCGGTCGTGGTGGCGGTCGAGCGCCGGGCAGCGGAGCCGATCATCCCCGGGTGGGTATGGCGCCGCCGTACGATCGCCGCGGTCAACCTCGCGCTCGGCGCGCTGGGCCTGCTGATGGTGGCGCCGACGGTCTTCCTTCCCACGTACGCGCAGTCGGTCCTCGGACTGGCCCCCGTCGCCGCCGGATTCGTCCTCTCCGTATGGACGTTGAGCTGGCCGGTGTCGGCGGCGCTCAGCCAGCACGTCTACCGCCGGATCGGCTTCCGTGACACGGCCATGCTCGGCATCGGCGCGGCGGCGCTGATCCTGCTGGCGTTCCCGTTCCTGCCGTACCCGGGCGAGGCGTGGCAGCCGGCCCTGCTGATGGGGTTGCTGGGCGGCGCGTTGGGCCTCTTCCAGCTTCCACTCATCGTCGGCGTGCAGTCGACGGTGGGCTGGGCGGAACGCGGTACGACGACCGCGTCCGTCCTCTTCTGCCGCCAGACCGGCCAGACCATCGGCGCGTCCGTCTTCGGCGCGATCGCCAACGGCGTACTGGCCGCACGCCTGGGCGGCGCGGGCGACCTGGACTCGGTCGCACGGGACCTGGACACGGGCACCGCCCCGGAGGCGACGCGCCGGGCGGTCGCGGACGCGGTGCACGCGGTGTACATGGGCGCTTCGTGCGCGGCGGCGCTGGCGTTCCTCGTCCTGCTGTTCGTGGCCCCGCGCCAATTTCCGGTTCTCAAGGACTGAGCCGCCCCTATCCTGTGGCGCATGGTGAAGCTGGAGCGGCTCCGGGCCGACCACG
The Streptomyces sp. CGMCC 4.7035 DNA segment above includes these coding regions:
- a CDS encoding ABC transporter ATP-binding protein, giving the protein MTTAVTIPKHGGSGGRTAVAARARQVVKAYGAGETRVVALDEVDVDIARGQFTAIMGPSGSGKSTLMHCLAGLDTVTSGQIYLDETEITGLKDKKLTQLRRDRIGFIFQAFNLLPTLNAIENITLPMDIAGRKPDKEWLDRVVETVGLAGRLKHRPTQLSGGQQQRVAVARALAARPEIIFGDEPTGNLDSRAGAEVLGFLRRSVDDLGQTIVMVTHDPVAASYADRVLYLADGRIVDEMHQPTADQVLDRMKDFDARGRTS
- a CDS encoding MFS transporter; the encoded protein is MGDTRPAIRDAVQRTGTRRRGAVVAALMLSMALAALDSTIVSTAIPQIVGDLGGFSVFSWLFSGYLLAVTVTLPVYGKLSDTFGRKPVLIAGASVFLLGSLLCALAWNMGALIAFRIVQGLGGGALQGTVQTLAADLYPLEERPKIQSKLSTVWAVSAVAGPALGGVLAAYADWRWIFLVNLPIGAIALWLVVRHLHEPDRDPISPRPRIDWAGALAVFACGGVLLTALVQGGVAWPWLSAPSLALFGTGLALVAVVVAVERRAAEPIIPGWVWRRRTIAAVNLALGALGLLMVAPTVFLPTYAQSVLGLAPVAAGFVLSVWTLSWPVSAALSQHVYRRIGFRDTAMLGIGAAALILLAFPFLPYPGEAWQPALLMGLLGGALGLFQLPLIVGVQSTVGWAERGTTTASVLFCRQTGQTIGASVFGAIANGVLAARLGGAGDLDSVARDLDTGTAPEATRRAVADAVHAVYMGASCAAALAFLVLLFVAPRQFPVLKD